In the genome of bacterium, the window ACCATTTTATTCTTCTTTTTTTATAATTCCACGTTGCCAATCAATAGTTTTTAATAAACCTTCTCTTAGAGACATTTTGGGGGCAAACTTTAATAAATTTCCAGCTTTTGTTATATCAGGGGTACGTTTTTTAATGTCTTCATATTTTTTATTTGAAAAACTGGAATACGGAACAAATTTTATCTTAGGCATATCAACGCTTCCTGATAAATCTTTAATCAAATAAACAAGATCCAATATACTTATCTCTTCCTTAGTTCCAAGATTAAAAATTTCACCGGATAGTTTATCTTTTTCTATAATACTTATTATCCCATCAACCAAATCACTAATATAAATAAAACATCTTGTTTGTTTACCGTCATTATGAATTTCCACTTCCTTATTGCTTAGTATTGCAGAAATAAAAACAGGTATTGGACCACCCCACCATGAAAGGTGATAGCGTGGTCCATAACACTCAAAAATCCTTATTATATTTACCGGTATATTATACGCATCTTGATAAGCATAAGCTAAATGCTCTTCAAATAACTTTGATACAGCATAACTCCATCTTGGAATATAACTTGGTCCCATTATTAAATTCCCATCTTCCTGAAAAAATGATTCTTCGCTTTTCCCATACACATCTGATGTAGAAGCTAACACAACTTTACAATTAAATTCTTTTGCAACTTTAAAAACATTAACGCCGCCTTCTCCATTTACCAATAAAGTCTCTACTGCATTACCATATCTCGGAATTTTATAAGCCGCTAAATGAACTATTATATTTGCGTCTTTGCACACTTTTTTTAATGACTCAATATCTCTGATGTCAACTTTTTCAAAATGAAAATCAGGATTCGCTGAATTGTGTTTAATGTTTTCTATTTTCCCCATCGATAAATTATCCACTGCGACAACTTCGTATCCGCTACTAAGCAAAGCATCTCCTAAATGAGAGCCAATAAATCCGGCGCCACCGGTTATTACGATTTTATTTTTCATAGTTTTTTAATTAAAATTTTTACTATTCTATCTGCTGTTTTTCCATCCCATAATCTTGGAGACTTTACCCCTTTTTTATTAACATATTCTTTATTGACCATTTTCATCGCCTGTTTTATTAATTCTTTGCCATATTCCTTAACTAAAATATTCGTTCCCTCTTTATGAGTAACAACCCAAAGAGGTTTATCAAGAATGGTAAGACAAGGAATTCCTAAAATAGTTGCTTCTACTTGTATTCCCCCTGAATCCGTAATAATAAATTTTGCGTTCATTTCTAAATTTAAACAATCAATATAACTCAAAGGCTCTATAAGCTTTATACCAGTATTTTTCCCAAGCTTTCCCGCTTTAAACTCTGTGAAAAATTTATTTAGCCCAAAATTATTTATATTTTTTCTGGTTCTTGGATGAACAGGGCATATAATAGACATACTTTTTGATATTTCCGATAAAGCACGGATAATATTCTTAAATTTGTCTTTATCGTCTACATTTTCCACCCTATGAAGTGTACATAGAACATATTTTTTTCTTTCTAAAAGTAATTTTTCAGTAATCTGTCTTTTAATCGCTACCTCTTTGTATTTCAATAGACTGTCTATCATTATATTACCTACACAGAATATTTTATTTACAGATATCCCTTCTTTCCATAGGTTTTCATCTTCATATTTAGAAGTAGTAAAAAGATAATCGGAAATATGATCTGTAAGAAGGCGATTGGTTTCTTCCGGCATATTATTATAACTACGAACACCAGCTTCAATATGAGCAACTGGAATATTCAATTTAGAAGCCACAAGTGCACCAGCCAGAGTAGAATTTACATCTCCGAACACTACGACTAAATTAGGTTTTTCTTTTAAATAAATTTTTTCTAATCCAATCATTATCCTACCGGTTTGTTCAGCGTGTCCACAAGATCCAATTCCAAGATTTACATCCGGCGCAGGAATATTTAAATCCTCAAAAAACACTTTAGACATAGCGTAATCATAATGTTGACCAGTATGTATTAAAACAGATTTAATATCGGGACACTTTTTTAATTTTTCTAAAATAGGAGCTGCTTTCATAAAATTAGGTCTTGCTCCTACAATAAGAAAAATTTTCTTCATTATTTATTTTACTCCTAATTTTACAATCTTTTCAATCGTTTTTATCTTATTTCCGGACTGGTTAATAATATTTTGCAAAACACGTTGTTCCTCTTTATCAAGGAATTCCATACCTCCTTTTAATAGAAATTTAATTTTTTTCCTTAAATCGTTAAATTCCCTGTTTCCTTTTTCAGTTATCTCGTCTACAACCTCTCGAGCTGATAGCTGACTTCTATAACTTTTTACAAACCCCATAGACACCAGGTTTCTAATTCTTCTTGAAATTATTTTCTTCTCTACATTAAGTTCTTTCAAAAGCTCTTTTCTCACAAGCTTACCATCGGCCATTCTTAAAATATGCAGAATAGCAATTTCATCAGGATGATAATTTTCGAAAATCTGCCGAAACAGGGGATATACCTTCGCCCCCAAAATCATTATCTTATCTGAAATATCATCAACATTTCCCATGACTTTTCTCTCTATAGTCTACGTTTTGCGACAATCGCAGAAACAGGATAATATATAAAAGTGGATTGTCAAGAAAAATATCAAGTCATCTTTATTGAGTTGTTTTTTTTATTAATTAAAACTTGCATTTTTATTTAATAAATATTATGTTATGAATATGGTTAATATAGGGATTTTTGGAGGCGCTTTTGACCCGCCTCATATTGGACATCTTATCATTGCCGAGCAAGCAAGACAAAAATTCAAGCTAAATAAAATAGTATGGATACCACTAAATACCCCCGTTCATAAATCTCCTACTTATGCTTCCGCAGCACATAGATTTAATTTAGTTAGGCTTGCGATATCCGATAGTCCATATTTTGAAATCTCTGATATTGAAATAAAAAGAAAGGGATTATCTTTTATGATAGATACACTCATAGAATTCAGTAAAAAAAACTATCCTTCAAACATATTCTTAATCATAGGTATAGACGAGGCAAAAAACTTTCATAAATGGAAAGATTATAAAAAAATCTCTGAATTCGTTAATATTATAGCAGTTGGAAGACCTGGGATAAAGCATGAAGTTTCCAAAAATATGAAGTTTTTGCCATTAATGCTTGATGTTTCATCTACAAAAATAAGAAAAATGCTAAAACAAAAAATATCAATTAAACATCTTGTCCCTGATAATGTTGAAAAATACATAAAAGATAAAAAACTTTATATAAATTAAATGTTACTCGTCTATTTATTAAGTTTTATAATTAATGTCCCTCTTCAAACAAATAATCATAACGTAATTCCCCCATATAGAGAATACTTGAGAAAAGGAGAGCTTGAAAAAATAGATATTAATACAATTAAAGATACTTTTTTATTGGCAGAACTTATGTATTTTAATTATGATTTTGAAAATGCTTTAAAATTCTATAAAAATATTCCGTCATTTTCTCCCGATTGTAATGATGCTCTTTATAGAATAGAACTCTTAAACGGAAATACAAAAGAAGATTTAACAAATTTTGCTAACGCCGAACTTCTATATAGAAATGGAACATCTCGCCCCGGCGGTGAAGATAAATTTGACAAATCTATTGAAATCCTAAAAAAGCTTAAATTACGACACTCCTCGATTAATTTATTTTCCTATATCCTTTTGATAGATATCCTTGAATCCAAGAAAAACCAAAAAGAAGCGATTAATGAATGCAAAGAATTTTTAATCAAATTCGAAGATGCCCCTAAAACGCCTGAAATTCTGATGAAAGAGGGGACTCTGTATGAAAAAACAGGCAATAAAAAAGAAGCAGTAAAAATATATAATCAGATTCTTGTAAAGTACCCTAAATCTCCTGTTTCTGCCCTGGCAAGATTAGCATTAGAGGAATAATGAAAAAAATATCGTTATCCGTTTTCTTTTTTCTGATTTTATTTATATGTGAAAACACATTATTCTCACAAACAAAATGGACAAAATATGCAAATAATCCTGTTATGGTAAAAACAAATTTTATCTGGGAATTTTTTGCAATAGGACAACCCACCTGTATTATGGAAAATGATACTTTTAAAATGTGGTATTGTGCGGCAGGTATTGACCATAAAGGAAGAGTGTTTTACGCACATTCTACAGATGCTATTAATTGGGTAAAACACAATAATGGAACTCCCGTTCTGGATGTCGGGAAACAGGGGGAATGGGATATGCGCTGGCTTGACACACCTGAAATCGTAAGAGATTCTATGGGATATAAACTTTATTATTTTGGTGCACCCACAGACAGTTCCCCGCCAATACACTCTGCAATTGGTCTGGCAACTTCGTCCGATGGAATAAACTGGCAAAGAGATTCTAACAATCCGGTTCTGGAAAAAGGTGACTCTACTCAATGGGATGGTTTTTGGATTGAATCACCTGCAGTATTATATGACGAAAATATTTATAAAATGTGGTACACCGGAGTTGCAAAAGACTGGAAAATCAGAATCGGATATGCAACATCTCCGGATGGAAAAGTGTGGACAAAATACCCATTGAATCCTGTATTAGAAGTCGGGACTGCAGGCTCATGGGAAGATTTGTGGGCAGCGGTTCCGGCTGTAATAAAAACTGATACGCTTTATGAAATGTGGTATAGCGGGATTTCGGTTGCCGATAAAATGGATGCTGTGATAGATACCGTTCGTGCGGGGTATGCCACATCTACGGATGGAATAAATTGGAATAAATACTTTGACAATCCAATTTTATCCAGTTTTGACTTGCCTTATGATAGTGCCGGTCCTTGGGCACCAGATGTAGTACGGGATAAAAATGAATATAAAATGGTGTATGAAACCCAAAGTGGGTTCTGTCTTGCAACCTCACCAATACAAACAATCGAAGAAAATTCTAGTTCCACCCCTATCATCGAGTATCTACAATTAAGAATTTATCCTAACCCGGCTATTACAAACATTATCTTTTCTTTACAACTAAACAAATCTGCAAATAAGCTTAATGGGTTAACTATTAAAATCTACAATATAAGTGGAAAATTAGTTAAAACTTTTCCCACATTACAAAAAAATAAAATTCTATGGGATAGAAAAAACAACTCAAATCAAAAATTAACATCCGGAGTTTACTTTTGTAATTTAGAAACAGAAAATAAAATTATTCAAACTCGAAAACTATTACTGCTAAATTAATACACGATCTAGAGTTTTATTATCTTGCTAAATAATAAAGGTTTGTCTGATAATTGGATAAAATATGTTCCGCTAGGTAACTTCTCTCCATTATTATCGTCCCCATACCATACTTTGCTGTGATTTATAATTTTTACAACTTTGCCACTTTTATCCAATATTTTAATTCTATTCCCCATTCCCTTGAATACAACATACTCTAAAAAAGGGTTGGGAACAATTTCTACATAATTGGTTTTTGATAAAATACTTTCCTCTGTAAACATAAATTGAGGGATATACCCATAGATGTCTTCATTTGAAGTTCCTTGTCTCCAATCTTCCCAAACAATAAGAAAACAATTTGTAGAAGAAGCAATGCTTGTTTCTCTTTTTTCGAAATTATTATTATTCGTAATTTGAGTTTCCGAAGGATTGTCGGATGGGCTCACTTTTGCAATATATATATTAGCTTTATTTATTATCGGGACTCTATAATCATTCCATCCTACAATGAATTTTCCATCTTTCCCAGACCAACAAACAGAAGGAGCTCTTTGATCCCATGGGGCATCACAAATAACACTGTCCTTGTAAAGATAGTTCATATCATTATCAATAATGGAAGCATGAATGTCCCACCCGATAAAAAGACCATAATCTTCTTCCCAAACAATCATACTAATTGCGTCATTACTTGCAAGCTTAGCTCTTTGCTCCGAGACTGATTTTTGAGAAATAGGGAAGTTATTCCCTAGAAACGTCCCGTCATAAGCTATTCTTTGACCAAATATATCCCAATTACCATTTCTTTTATCTGACCATGCAACAAGATAGTTAGAATCTATGGAAGTTACTTCCGGGTATAACTGAGTATCTGGAGCATTCGAAATAAAAAAAGAGGATACCACAGTGGTACCGATTTTAGATACAATAGATCCACAAATATTCGCATTGGAAGAAATAGAATCATTAACCCAAACAATTAAATAATTCTTTCCATTGCTCCATAATGAAGCTTGTGATATCGGGCCATTTACAATTAAAAAATTAGTGTCAATAATGGTACCGTTTTTATCTATAAACTGCCCATATACTCCACCACCATCATTTATCCATATTACAAGATAATTATTACCATCATAAGCCGCTCTGGGTAAAAACTGATTTTGACTTGAGTTACATACAGGAAAACTGTCATTTTTAGTTCCGTTTTCCAGAACAATACGTCCCCATATATCCAGCCCTGTAGTTGAATAATTTACTTTGTCCTGCCACACAATAAGATAATTTTCTTTATTTGAAACAACATAAGGATATGTCTGACTAAAAGAAGACGTACAAATTGCAATATCATTCCCTATTAGTTTCCTTGGGAGGATAGACCCAAAAACAAAAATATAAAACAGCAAACTATATTTCTTCATAATAGCAATAACAATACCTATAATACCTAATCTAGTTAAGTGTTGCTTAAAATGTAATTTGTCAAGCGGAAAAAGAAAATTCTTTCAAACGATTTAGAGAGGGGAATATAGCTATATTTTTTTATTACAACTGCATTTTTGACTTTATAGTTGACATTTTATAAAATTAATAATAAAATCTCCAAGCTTTTTGATAGATTTTTTTAAAATGGAGAGGTGTCTGAGCGGCTTAAAGAGCATGACTGGAAATCATGTGCCTCAAGCGATTGGGGTCGCGGGTTCAAATCCCGCCCTCTCCGTTGCAATATGCTTCAACTAATTACAAATGAATAAGATTATTTGTTTTTTATATTTCCTCTCGCTAGTGATGCAAATATCCCACAAAAACAAATAACAGCAAAAATTATAAATGCTGTCTTCATACTGTTCAAAAAAAGCAAGTGACATTCAGGTGTAATTTGAATTTTCCCCATATTTACAGCAAACAATAACATTGCAACACCCATACTTAGCATCTGTCCTATAATCCGCATAGTCCCAAGTGTCGCAGAAGCTACCCCATAGCATTTTTTTTCAACAGAACTCATAACTGCATTGGTATTCGGAGACGAGAAAAAAGCAAAACCGAAACCAAGAATACTCAAACTAAATATAATAAACCCCAGCGATGTTTCTTTCCCCAAAAAAACAAACAATAAAAGTCCGAAACACGTTAATCCCATACCTATTGAAGAAAGAATTCTCGGCTCAATTCTATCTGATAACTTGCCGGTAAATGGAGAAAAGACAGTCATAATAATTGGCTGCGCAATTAAAACAAGACCGGTATTTTGGGGACCTATCCCTTTTACATATTGTAAATAAAGGCTTAATAAAAAGCCTGAAGCAGAAGTAGCACTGTAATTAATTAGAGCCGCTAAATTAGAAAAAGCAAAAACCGGGTTACCCTTAAAAAGCCTCATACTCAAAATAGGAACTTTATTCTTCATTTCCCATTGTATAAAACTCCATCCCCCCAGAACACTGCATAAAATTAATATTAAACCTATTTTTGATGGCAATTGTGAAAATCCATACATAAGCATAATAAGAGAAATAGCGTAAATTATAGAACCCGTAAAATCAAAACGTTCTCCTCTTGCCTCTGCCCATTCTCCCTTTAATTTCCAGATAATAAAAATAAATGCCACTACCCCCAGCAACACATTAACCCAAAAAAGACTTCGCCAGCCAAAGTGTTCCACTAAAAAGCCCCCAACAAACGGGCCGATAGATAACCCCAAGTAAACTGAAGCTGTGTTTATTCCTAGAACTTTACCTCGTTCTCCGACAGGGAACACAGATATCAAAATTGCTACCCCTGTCCCAAAAATCATTGCTCCGCCCACTCCCTGTAACACCCTGCAATAGATAAGCAAATACCCTGTTTTACAGATCGCAGAAAAAAAAGACGCTATGGAATAAATCAACACCCCATAACTAAAAATCCTTTTTCTACCATATATATCCGCAATTCTCCCAAACGGGACAAGAAATATAGCCGCAGATAAAAGATACGCAGTTGTAACCCAGCTTAACAATATTGCATCCATACCAAATTCTTTGCCAATAGAAGGTAGCGCAACGTTTACGGAGGACCCCATAAAAGGCGTAAGAAAAGAACACAATGTGGAAACAAATAAAGCAACACTTTTATTTAATTTATTTCCCATACATTTAAAAAATTACTGTTTATCTAACTATCCTGTTTTAACAATAGAGTCAATTAAAATTTTATATGCTATTGCATTCTTTTATAAAATATTTTTAATTTTCATACGATAATTTTAATCTTCTATTTGAAATTAATTCAATTTTTTAGTTGACTTTAACACTTATTTATATCATATATAAAATAAAGAAATAAGTATAATTATATTAATAGGGGGAAATAATGCATAATTTACTATTTATTATATTATTAGTTTTGAATAATAATTTCGGTTCGGGGGATCAATCTCAAACATTATGGAATAGAGGTTCTGATGCTCCAATAAATACTTCAAATATAGAATTTGTTGGTTCTATGTTCGAAACAAGTGTTTTTAAAGACATATTTTTAAAAAACAACCTTCTTTATTGTGCTACGGGAAGAGGTATTGAAATTATCGATTTTTCAGATTATAATAATCCCCTTTCTATTGGTTCTTGTCCCACACCAGGTCAAGCGGAGGCTATTAAAATTCTGGATAATTATGCTTATATAGCTGATGGAGAACGTGGATTAAGGATACTAGATATCTCTAACCCACATAATCCTGTTGAAACAGGAAATATTGATACAAAAGGATATGCTATAGACCTTACGAATAAAAATAATTATCTCTATGTAGCAGATTGTAAATCAGGTATGATAATAATAGATATATCTCATCCCGAATTTCCATTAAAAATTGCAGAATACTCTACACCAGGTTCAGTATATGACATAGCAATCTCCGGAAAATATGCATACCTTACTGATTATACTCAAGGTCTATTGATACTTGATATATCTAATCCCTATAAGCCACTAAAAATAGGGCATTGTCCTGTAGCAGGCGTATGTCTAAAAATTGCCCTTTATGATTCTTTTGCCATTATAGCATCTGGTACGGGGGGACTTAACATAATAAATGTCTCCAATCCATCTAACCCTACTCTTACCTCTTATTTTTCTGAATTAACCGCTACCTATGGACCTACAATAAATGTTGATATTTCCGGCAAGTATGCATACCTTACGAACCCTGATTTTGGAATAATCGTCACAGACTTAACAAATCCCGCGAAACCAATAATGGTTGGAAATATAAAAATCCCTTCCCATATATATTCTGTTTCCTTGAATCATTTTTTAGCTTTTGTAGGAAAATTACGCTATGGATTGGATATTCTTGACATCACAAACCCCTCTAATCCAGAATTAATTAGCAGGTATGAATCGCCGGGACAAACTTATGCACTAAACATAAAAAGCAATACTCTTTTCTCAACTAATTATAGAGATGGTGTAAAAATATTAGATATAACCAACATAGAGGAACCTACAACTATCGGTATTTATGATACTCCTGGTGCTGCATGGGCATTAGATGTAATACCAATCAATACCGTAGAATTTTATGTCTGCATTGCGGATGATGTAGCTGGGGTATGGGTTATAGACGTAAAAAAAGACTCCTCTTGTCCTCCTGATAGTAAAAAAATCACAAAATCTACCCTTCTCGGAGGCATTAAACCAGACGGATATTCAAGAGGCGTTAAAATTGTAGGAAATTACGCTTACATAGCTGCACACATTGGTGGACTTGCTATCGTTGATATTTCTAATCCCTCTAATCCCATAAAAATATCTCAATATGTCACCAATACACCCACCTGGGATGTATGTGTATCAGGAAACTACTGTTACCTTGCCACAGGTAAAGGAGGGATAAGAGTTATAAACATAACTAATCCAAATGCTCCAAGGGAAGTTGGGAGTTTTATCACTGACGGATATGCATGGGGACTCGATATTTTCGGTGATTATTGTTATGTAGCAGATGGAGAAAATGGCATAAGCGTATTAAATATATCTAACACTCCCAACATTACAAAGATAGGGAAATTATCTGTTTCAGGATGTATTATGAATGTATCCGTAGTTGAACCTTATTTATATATTGCCTGTGGAAATCAAGGAGTAAGGGTAGCAGATATAACAAAACCGGCTAATCCTATCGAAATAGGATGGTATGATACTCCGGGATATACAAGAGATATTGTTATCAAAAATAACTATATGTTATGCGCAGACAGCGAAGGTGGCTTAATTATACTTAAATTTCTACAGGAATTAACTGCCAAATACACCAAATAAAATGATTAATCGCTTTTTGTTAATGTTGTTACTCAGTTCACCTCATTTGATATACGCTAATGAATTTATTGTTTCGAACGCACAGAATAAACAATCTGTACCGGATATATCACAAGGAATCAACAATATTCTTATAGTTTGGGAAGATTATCGTAATTCTAATGCAGATATATGGGCTCAACTCGTAGATTTTTCAGGCAACCTTGTAGGTAGCAATTTCCCTATATATAATAACCCTAATGACCAACGTTCACCGGTAGTTCAATGGGGAGAAACATCATATCTTGTAGTATGGGAACAGGGCATAGGAGGTGGAAATTTTCATATTTATGGACAGTTAATAGATAGTAACGGGAACCTGACAGGCTCTGAAATACCTATATCCACAGTAAATAATAAAAGTCAACAACCAGCCATAAGCTTTGGAAACAACAAATGGTTTGTAGTATGGGCTGATTCCAGAAATAATAATGATCTTAACATTTATGGACAAATGATAGATTTGAATGGAGTGCTTATAGATAGCGCCATTCCAATAGCTGTAACTACAAAAGAACAGTTGGCGCCTGCTTTAGCATGGTCGGAAACTAAAAAAAAATTTTTGGTTATATGGGAAGATAAACGCTCCGACACTTCAGATATTTGGGGACAAATTGTAGATACATCAGGAATAGTTGTAAATAGTAATTTCCCAATTTGTCAGGCAACTAAAAATCAGCTTTACCCAGACATCGCTTCAAATGGAACAGAATGGTTAACGGTATGGTCCGACTATCGAAACGGTAGCTCTTACAACAGCATTTACGCTCAATTCTTGGATACATCAAACTCTATTAAGGGAACTAATTTTTTATTTGCAGAAACCTTAGGTTATAGTTTATATTCCCCAAAAGTAGTTTGGAACGGAAATAGATGGGTTATTGTATATGTAGAAAATAATAAAATAATTCATGACAATATCTCAATTTCTAATTCCTCACAAGATGCATTCTTCCCTGAACTGACCACAATAGGAAACAACTGTCTTGCTGTATGGCAAGACAACAGAAATAATAGCTGGGATGATTATGATATTTATGCAAACTTATTTACACCAGCAGGAATAGAAGAAAAGTGGAGCGAAACAACATCCCGCTATGGCGGAATCAACTTAACTGTTTCA includes:
- a CDS encoding GDP-mannose 4,6-dehydratase, whose amino-acid sequence is MKNKIVITGGAGFIGSHLGDALLSSGYEVVAVDNLSMGKIENIKHNSANPDFHFEKVDIRDIESLKKVCKDANIIVHLAAYKIPRYGNAVETLLVNGEGGVNVFKVAKEFNCKVVLASTSDVYGKSEESFFQEDGNLIMGPSYIPRWSYAVSKLFEEHLAYAYQDAYNIPVNIIRIFECYGPRYHLSWWGGPIPVFISAILSNKEVEIHNDGKQTRCFIYISDLVDGIISIIEKDKLSGEIFNLGTKEEISILDLVYLIKDLSGSVDMPKIKFVPYSSFSNKKYEDIKKRTPDITKAGNLLKFAPKMSLREGLLKTIDWQRGIIKKEE
- a CDS encoding MFS transporter, whose protein sequence is MGNKLNKSVALFVSTLCSFLTPFMGSSVNVALPSIGKEFGMDAILLSWVTTAYLLSAAIFLVPFGRIADIYGRKRIFSYGVLIYSIASFFSAICKTGYLLIYCRVLQGVGGAMIFGTGVAILISVFPVGERGKVLGINTASVYLGLSIGPFVGGFLVEHFGWRSLFWVNVLLGVVAFIFIIWKLKGEWAEARGERFDFTGSIIYAISLIMLMYGFSQLPSKIGLILILCSVLGGWSFIQWEMKNKVPILSMRLFKGNPVFAFSNLAALINYSATSASGFLLSLYLQYVKGIGPQNTGLVLIAQPIIMTVFSPFTGKLSDRIEPRILSSIGMGLTCFGLLLFVFLGKETSLGFIIFSLSILGFGFAFFSSPNTNAVMSSVEKKCYGVASATLGTMRIIGQMLSMGVAMLLFAVNMGKIQITPECHLLFLNSMKTAFIIFAVICFCGIFASLARGNIKNK
- a CDS encoding T9SS type A sorting domain-containing protein; this encodes MKKISLSVFFFLILFICENTLFSQTKWTKYANNPVMVKTNFIWEFFAIGQPTCIMENDTFKMWYCAAGIDHKGRVFYAHSTDAINWVKHNNGTPVLDVGKQGEWDMRWLDTPEIVRDSMGYKLYYFGAPTDSSPPIHSAIGLATSSDGINWQRDSNNPVLEKGDSTQWDGFWIESPAVLYDENIYKMWYTGVAKDWKIRIGYATSPDGKVWTKYPLNPVLEVGTAGSWEDLWAAVPAVIKTDTLYEMWYSGISVADKMDAVIDTVRAGYATSTDGINWNKYFDNPILSSFDLPYDSAGPWAPDVVRDKNEYKMVYETQSGFCLATSPIQTIEENSSSTPIIEYLQLRIYPNPAITNIIFSLQLNKSANKLNGLTIKIYNISGKLVKTFPTLQKNKILWDRKNNSNQKLTSGVYFCNLETENKIIQTRKLLLLN
- the nadD gene encoding nicotinate-nucleotide adenylyltransferase — translated: MNMVNIGIFGGAFDPPHIGHLIIAEQARQKFKLNKIVWIPLNTPVHKSPTYASAAHRFNLVRLAISDSPYFEISDIEIKRKGLSFMIDTLIEFSKKNYPSNIFLIIGIDEAKNFHKWKDYKKISEFVNIIAVGRPGIKHEVSKNMKFLPLMLDVSSTKIRKMLKQKISIKHLVPDNVEKYIKDKKLYIN
- a CDS encoding tetratricopeptide repeat protein; translation: MLLVYLLSFIINVPLQTNNHNVIPPYREYLRKGELEKIDINTIKDTFLLAELMYFNYDFENALKFYKNIPSFSPDCNDALYRIELLNGNTKEDLTNFANAELLYRNGTSRPGGEDKFDKSIEILKKLKLRHSSINLFSYILLIDILESKKNQKEAINECKEFLIKFEDAPKTPEILMKEGTLYEKTGNKKEAVKIYNQILVKYPKSPVSALARLALEE
- the wecB gene encoding UDP-N-acetylglucosamine 2-epimerase (non-hydrolyzing); this encodes MKKIFLIVGARPNFMKAAPILEKLKKCPDIKSVLIHTGQHYDYAMSKVFFEDLNIPAPDVNLGIGSCGHAEQTGRIMIGLEKIYLKEKPNLVVVFGDVNSTLAGALVASKLNIPVAHIEAGVRSYNNMPEETNRLLTDHISDYLFTTSKYEDENLWKEGISVNKIFCVGNIMIDSLLKYKEVAIKRQITEKLLLERKKYVLCTLHRVENVDDKDKFKNIIRALSEISKSMSIICPVHPRTRKNINNFGLNKFFTEFKAGKLGKNTGIKLIEPLSYIDCLNLEMNAKFIITDSGGIQVEATILGIPCLTILDKPLWVVTHKEGTNILVKEYGKELIKQAMKMVNKEYVNKKGVKSPRLWDGKTADRIVKILIKKL
- a CDS encoding FlgD immunoglobulin-like domain containing protein gives rise to the protein MINRFLLMLLLSSPHLIYANEFIVSNAQNKQSVPDISQGINNILIVWEDYRNSNADIWAQLVDFSGNLVGSNFPIYNNPNDQRSPVVQWGETSYLVVWEQGIGGGNFHIYGQLIDSNGNLTGSEIPISTVNNKSQQPAISFGNNKWFVVWADSRNNNDLNIYGQMIDLNGVLIDSAIPIAVTTKEQLAPALAWSETKKKFLVIWEDKRSDTSDIWGQIVDTSGIVVNSNFPICQATKNQLYPDIASNGTEWLTVWSDYRNGSSYNSIYAQFLDTSNSIKGTNFLFAETLGYSLYSPKVVWNGNRWVIVYVENNKIIHDNISISNSSQDAFFPELTTIGNNCLAVWQDNRNNSWDDYDIYANLFTPAGIEEKWSETTSRYGGINLTVSPNPFHNKTIIQYSGIVNRKNISDNEYTDQQIAIYNIGGKLVKSFPLIAFESERNPITWDGKDNLGQPVPPGIYFCKFNLNSIKKLNITKKIIRMAFDKAYK
- a CDS encoding MarR family winged helix-turn-helix transcriptional regulator — translated: MGNVDDISDKIMILGAKVYPLFRQIFENYHPDEIAILHILRMADGKLVRKELLKELNVEKKIISRRIRNLVSMGFVKSYRSQLSAREVVDEITEKGNREFNDLRKKIKFLLKGGMEFLDKEEQRVLQNIINQSGNKIKTIEKIVKLGVK